Proteins co-encoded in one Natronorubrum daqingense genomic window:
- a CDS encoding DEAD/DEAH box helicase, which produces MSESKPSRGFQSDDFKTAVNEVLKESPVVTSRWIAELVGCSRERARQYLKGKFHEGVLDRRQVGGGAMVYFPMEMQRVASQFSEEIVSRQPTNEKDTSPAKTDNNSLDERVLFFPSRREIAVDHPTKNTRSILSQTAHLVDSTANSYLYKVSKEDIWSTPYNEFNVLRNDLQEVFGDKWDKGFESRIKNDWTRAHQFQLRTETDENGHKYTVLQADNAGVFEDVAKRKLKHNKHYTEFLSDTDLRVRNEAEADVKERLYEEGYPVIDNRHLEEGKTLSIELDDDLTLRDYQEEWLSHFTDRKSGVFVGPSGSGKTVAAIAVMAEIKGETLILVPTQDLARQWKDELIEKTNLSPYEIGQYHGNEKQIRPVTVATYDTAAMSRHRKLFNERKWGLIVADECHHAVASTWKRFREIQSKSRLGLSATPIRESGDAKQIYTLIGPPVGSDWGNLFTDGWVSKPKVDVLMTPWGSEQARERYKRAEGNQQLIEAAKNPAKREAIKRLIHRHESEKILVFVDWIEQGEQLSSELSVPFICGETSHDERERRYEEFRNGDIDVLIVSRIGDEGIDLPDAEVAILASTRGSSRAQTGQRAGRTMRPYGESQVYILLTKGSGEEDWGRESTQYLAEKGIDVTKTDLKLN; this is translated from the coding sequence ATGAGTGAATCTAAACCAAGTCGAGGATTTCAGTCAGATGATTTCAAGACCGCGGTAAACGAGGTACTCAAGGAATCTCCTGTGGTAACCTCCCGATGGATCGCAGAGTTGGTGGGATGTTCCCGAGAGCGCGCACGTCAATATCTTAAAGGAAAATTTCACGAAGGGGTTCTAGATCGGCGACAGGTAGGTGGTGGCGCGATGGTCTACTTCCCGATGGAGATGCAGCGTGTAGCATCACAATTCTCGGAAGAAATTGTATCGAGGCAACCTACCAACGAGAAAGATACTTCGCCAGCAAAAACAGACAATAATAGTTTAGACGAACGCGTGTTATTCTTCCCAAGTCGTCGAGAGATCGCTGTTGATCATCCTACTAAGAATACTCGAAGTATTCTTTCCCAGACTGCCCACCTAGTTGACTCAACCGCAAATTCATACCTCTATAAAGTTAGTAAGGAAGATATCTGGAGTACGCCTTATAATGAGTTCAACGTATTACGGAATGATCTCCAAGAGGTTTTTGGTGATAAGTGGGATAAAGGATTTGAGAGTCGCATCAAAAATGATTGGACTCGTGCTCACCAGTTCCAACTGCGAACAGAAACCGATGAGAATGGGCACAAGTATACTGTTCTTCAGGCAGACAACGCAGGAGTTTTCGAGGATGTAGCGAAGCGAAAGCTGAAGCACAATAAACATTACACGGAGTTCCTCTCAGACACTGATCTCCGCGTCCGTAATGAGGCTGAGGCGGATGTCAAGGAGCGACTATACGAAGAGGGCTATCCAGTTATCGACAACCGTCACCTCGAAGAGGGGAAGACACTTTCTATCGAATTGGATGACGACCTCACACTCCGTGACTACCAAGAAGAGTGGCTCAGCCATTTCACGGACCGGAAATCCGGTGTGTTCGTCGGTCCTTCTGGCTCCGGAAAAACAGTCGCTGCGATCGCTGTGATGGCTGAGATCAAAGGTGAAACACTCATTTTGGTTCCTACGCAGGACCTTGCTCGTCAGTGGAAGGATGAGCTCATCGAGAAGACAAACTTGAGTCCATATGAGATTGGGCAGTATCACGGCAATGAAAAGCAAATCCGACCGGTGACCGTTGCAACCTACGACACAGCGGCGATGAGTCGACACCGGAAGCTATTCAATGAACGGAAATGGGGACTCATTGTCGCGGACGAGTGCCACCATGCTGTTGCGAGTACTTGGAAGAGATTCCGAGAAATTCAGTCAAAATCACGGCTTGGACTTAGTGCAACACCAATCCGCGAGAGCGGCGACGCGAAGCAGATTTACACACTTATTGGACCACCAGTTGGATCTGACTGGGGTAATCTTTTCACAGATGGATGGGTTTCGAAACCAAAAGTAGACGTTCTAATGACCCCGTGGGGTTCCGAGCAGGCTCGTGAACGATACAAGCGTGCCGAGGGAAACCAACAGCTCATTGAAGCTGCGAAAAACCCGGCAAAGCGCGAAGCCATCAAGCGACTAATTCATCGTCATGAATCGGAGAAGATCTTAGTCTTTGTGGACTGGATCGAACAAGGAGAACAATTGTCCTCAGAGCTTAGTGTTCCGTTCATTTGTGGGGAAACCTCGCATGACGAGCGAGAGCGTAGATACGAGGAGTTCCGAAATGGGGATATTGATGTACTTATTGTTTCGAGAATCGGGGATGAAGGTATCGATCTCCCAGATGCTGAAGTTGCTATTTTAGCGTCGACTCGGGGCTCTTCTCGGGCACAGACCGGCCAAAGAGCGGGGCGAACGATGCGTCCGTACGGTGAGTCACAAGTATACATTTTGCTCACGAAAGGTTCTGGTGAAGAAGACTGGGGTCGAGAGAGTACTCAGTATTTGGCAGAGAAAGGTATCGATGTAACGAAAACAGACCTGAAACTAAATTAA
- a CDS encoding DUF5798 family protein, translating into MGLGSTAKKIQGLSDRAEAMYKQVQELQQRIIGLEEEVDDTHQTVEKIDHQLTEQRALLLALAEEQGIDGEEILAEAAIDEAELEDDENTEAETEAETGTDEPVENVDAPSE; encoded by the coding sequence ATGGGACTTGGCAGCACTGCGAAAAAGATTCAGGGTCTGTCGGACCGCGCCGAAGCGATGTACAAGCAAGTACAGGAGCTTCAACAACGTATCATCGGCCTCGAGGAGGAAGTCGACGACACGCACCAAACGGTCGAGAAGATCGACCACCAACTGACCGAACAGCGCGCGCTGTTGCTCGCACTCGCCGAGGAACAGGGTATCGACGGCGAGGAAATTTTAGCCGAAGCCGCAATCGACGAAGCCGAACTCGAGGACGACGAGAACACGGAGGCCGAAACCGAGGCTGAGACCGGAACCGACGAACCCGTCGAAAACGTCGACGCACCGTCTGAGTGA
- a CDS encoding RAD55 family ATPase, with the protein MHGLADSLPEKGFQPGTNVLVAGPPMTGKRTLAFDILANGVDRGGGSIVVSTEDDATTVLEAIDESVDDLQTAPKSSGADAAVAEAATTATGSSGGRESTAGSRAGGPVGVVDCVTKQRGVGTVEDDPRVKYASSPVDMTGIGISLSAFLEEFYEGRGVTENRVLLHSVSTLLLYSNLQTVFRFLHVFTGRVQSADATGIYVIDSTAHDGQTMNTLKQLFDAVIELEDGEDGTPNITTAGFSS; encoded by the coding sequence ATGCATGGTCTCGCCGATAGCCTCCCAGAGAAAGGCTTCCAACCAGGGACAAACGTGCTCGTTGCTGGCCCCCCGATGACGGGGAAACGAACCCTCGCGTTCGATATCCTCGCAAACGGTGTCGATCGAGGTGGTGGCTCGATCGTCGTCTCGACCGAAGACGACGCGACGACGGTACTCGAGGCGATCGACGAGTCGGTCGACGACCTCCAGACGGCCCCCAAATCTTCCGGCGCGGACGCGGCTGTCGCGGAGGCAGCGACCACCGCGACTGGCTCGAGTGGGGGTCGCGAGTCGACGGCCGGTTCCCGGGCCGGCGGTCCCGTCGGTGTCGTCGACTGCGTCACGAAACAACGCGGGGTCGGAACCGTTGAGGACGATCCGCGAGTGAAGTACGCGTCTTCGCCAGTCGACATGACTGGTATCGGAATCAGCCTCTCGGCGTTTCTCGAGGAGTTCTACGAGGGCCGGGGCGTGACCGAGAACCGGGTGCTCCTCCACTCCGTGTCGACGCTGTTGTTGTATTCGAATCTCCAGACCGTGTTTCGATTTTTGCACGTCTTTACGGGACGGGTTCAGAGTGCCGATGCGACCGGTATCTACGTCATCGATTCGACGGCCCACGACGGCCAGACGATGAACACGCTCAAACAGCTCTTCGACGCTGTCATCGAACTCGAGGACGGTGAAGACGGCACTCCGAACATCACCACGGCCGGCTTTTCGTCCTGA
- a CDS encoding VWA domain-containing protein, with translation MVADAGDKNLSSLPFPAIVGQAELKRALLAVAANDSLDGALIVGEKGTAKSTAVRGVVDLLPDQRVVADCPYGCAPADSSLQCESCRNRTPDELPVETRPVPLVTLPLGATRDRVVGTLSVEDALAGEADFDPGLLARAHRGILYVDEVNLLDDHLVDVILDSAASGVNTVERDGISVSHPASFTLIGTMNPEEGDLRPQLRDRFALQATVEGCREVDDRVEIIDRALEADDAPSAETEFADETAALREQLAAARERLSSVSLPTDFKEEIARLCLEAGVDGHRGDVATARTAMTLAALEGRTTVIEPDIYEAASYTLPHRLRSTPFEDEPDLEDLLEDRFDEESPGDGDAEGERDERDECSEGGEGDEPKSESGGEGERDETDGDGSDDGSRDSSEGSDGDSGADDSDSNRPNESSDSDGRGPRPAEAGSGDGTRSGSDDSGGKGSDAGDTGERSEEGTEGDDDGDENEDEEAQPLVPGQQRGAVSAVGDARAPDLESSATASRNVSDGGGTRASTTPSVGNRGARVRTEPASDDGPIDAAASVRTAAARGESRVGEQDLRQSVRAGETSVTIVFAVDASASMRPAMRTAKGVVLELLRESYEQRDQVAFVAFAGEKSEVLLPPTDSVSLAARHLKELPSGDRTPLPAGLETSRRVLERAETDASVVVCVTDGRANVADGSPTEATRRAARGLAGDDVTVLVVDAGDDSRAGLSKLVASEAGGELVPLESLSVEAVREAADRAVSDDSR, from the coding sequence ATGGTTGCAGACGCTGGCGACAAAAACCTGTCGTCACTCCCCTTTCCGGCGATCGTCGGACAGGCGGAGTTGAAACGCGCGTTGCTCGCCGTCGCGGCGAACGACAGCCTCGATGGTGCACTCATCGTCGGCGAGAAAGGAACCGCAAAGTCGACCGCCGTTCGTGGCGTTGTAGACCTCCTTCCGGACCAGCGAGTCGTCGCGGACTGTCCCTACGGCTGTGCCCCCGCGGACTCGAGTCTACAGTGCGAGTCGTGCCGGAACCGCACCCCCGACGAGTTGCCGGTCGAGACGCGACCCGTCCCCCTCGTGACGCTTCCGCTGGGGGCGACTCGAGACCGCGTCGTCGGCACCCTCTCGGTCGAAGACGCCCTCGCCGGCGAGGCCGACTTCGATCCCGGGTTGCTCGCGCGCGCTCACCGCGGGATTCTCTACGTCGACGAGGTCAACCTGCTGGACGATCACCTCGTGGACGTCATCCTCGACTCGGCCGCGAGCGGAGTCAACACCGTCGAACGGGACGGAATCAGCGTTTCTCACCCCGCCAGCTTCACCCTCATTGGGACGATGAATCCCGAGGAGGGCGACCTCCGACCCCAGTTGCGGGATCGTTTCGCTCTCCAGGCCACCGTCGAGGGCTGTCGGGAGGTCGACGACCGCGTCGAGATCATCGACCGCGCGCTCGAGGCCGACGACGCCCCCTCCGCCGAAACCGAGTTCGCGGACGAGACGGCGGCCCTCCGCGAGCAACTCGCCGCGGCTCGCGAGCGTCTCTCGAGCGTTTCCCTCCCTACCGATTTCAAGGAGGAAATCGCACGACTCTGCCTCGAGGCCGGCGTCGACGGCCACCGCGGGGACGTCGCGACGGCCAGAACGGCGATGACCCTCGCCGCACTCGAGGGGCGAACGACGGTCATCGAGCCCGACATCTACGAAGCGGCGAGCTACACCCTTCCCCACCGTCTCCGGAGCACCCCCTTCGAGGACGAACCCGATCTCGAGGACCTGCTCGAGGATCGATTCGACGAGGAGTCGCCCGGCGATGGAGACGCGGAGGGCGAGCGCGACGAACGCGACGAGTGCAGCGAAGGCGGCGAGGGAGATGAACCGAAATCCGAGTCCGGTGGTGAGGGGGAACGCGACGAGACAGATGGCGACGGGAGTGACGACGGCTCACGCGACTCAAGCGAGGGTAGTGACGGCGATTCCGGAGCGGACGACTCCGACTCCAATCGTCCGAACGAATCGAGCGACTCGGACGGTCGCGGTCCCCGACCCGCCGAGGCGGGCAGCGGTGATGGAACGCGTTCTGGGTCTGACGACTCAGGCGGGAAAGGGTCAGACGCTGGCGATACCGGCGAACGTAGCGAGGAGGGGACCGAGGGGGACGACGATGGCGACGAAAACGAGGACGAGGAAGCCCAACCACTCGTTCCCGGCCAGCAGCGCGGAGCCGTCTCGGCAGTCGGGGATGCACGAGCACCCGACCTCGAGTCGTCCGCCACGGCGAGTCGAAACGTCTCCGACGGCGGCGGCACGCGAGCGAGCACGACGCCCAGCGTCGGAAACCGCGGCGCACGCGTCCGAACCGAACCCGCGTCGGATGACGGCCCTATCGACGCGGCTGCGTCGGTTCGCACCGCCGCGGCGCGCGGCGAGTCCCGAGTCGGCGAGCAGGATCTCCGCCAGTCCGTTCGCGCCGGCGAGACGTCGGTGACCATCGTCTTCGCCGTCGACGCGAGCGCCTCGATGCGACCCGCGATGCGCACGGCGAAGGGCGTCGTCCTCGAGTTACTTCGCGAGAGTTACGAACAGCGCGATCAGGTCGCGTTCGTCGCCTTCGCTGGCGAGAAGAGCGAAGTACTGTTGCCCCCGACCGACAGCGTCTCGCTCGCCGCGCGCCACCTGAAGGAGTTGCCATCGGGCGATCGGACGCCGCTCCCGGCGGGTCTCGAGACCTCGAGGCGGGTCCTCGAGCGCGCGGAGACGGACGCCTCGGTCGTCGTGTGCGTGACGGATGGCCGGGCGAACGTCGCTGACGGCAGTCCGACCGAGGCGACTCGGCGGGCCGCACGCGGGCTCGCTGGCGACGACGTGACTGTACTCGTCGTCGATGCCGGCGACGACTCTCGAGCGGGGCTCTCGAAACTGGTCGCGAGCGAGGCCGGCGGTGAGTTGGTCCCCCTCGAGTCGCTGTCTGTCGAGGCAGTCCGCGAGGCCGCGGATCGAGCCGTATCGGACGACTCGAGGTGA
- a CDS encoding CoA-binding protein: MPLDTPAELEDVLDAETIAVVGCSSTPGKAAHDVPKYLLEQGYDVIPVNPFADEIFGRSVPDTLADVDDEIDVVCVFRPSEEVGEIVDAALEREDVDVVWTQQGIRDDDAAARVEADGRAVVQDRCMKVEHRRLVA; the protein is encoded by the coding sequence ATGCCACTCGACACACCAGCGGAACTCGAGGATGTGCTCGACGCCGAGACGATCGCCGTCGTGGGCTGTTCGAGCACCCCCGGAAAAGCAGCTCACGACGTGCCGAAGTACCTGCTCGAGCAGGGGTACGACGTCATCCCGGTCAACCCCTTCGCGGACGAGATTTTCGGTCGGTCGGTTCCCGACACGCTCGCCGATGTCGACGACGAAATCGACGTCGTTTGTGTCTTCCGACCGAGCGAGGAAGTCGGTGAGATCGTCGACGCCGCACTCGAGCGCGAGGACGTCGACGTCGTTTGGACCCAACAGGGGATTCGCGACGACGACGCTGCGGCCCGCGTCGAAGCCGATGGTCGAGCCGTCGTCCAGGATCGCTGTATGAAAGTCGAACATCGGCGACTCGTCGCGTGA
- a CDS encoding alpha/beta fold hydrolase, producing MAELALEDGHLWYELQGTGRPLVFIHGGWSNARAWAPQVDRFADEYQILTLDVRGHGNTGATDSERYSIERFTDDLERLLNDLDLEQPVLCGLSLGSMVVQEFLNRHPNDVAGAILAGAVRSMPPLEVPNSTKALFSPTPAIAASVALSGSTATFRSMCGSIRAATGGDWLSVNPEIRRDAIAAVDDIDEAEFRKIFDALYRYNPPDLSVDTPTLVVHGGSEAPLVKRQGRRLVAGLPRGERVEIPDSGHLVNQDRPAAFNTTCATFLESAFERRKPASSE from the coding sequence ATGGCGGAACTTGCACTCGAGGACGGTCACCTCTGGTACGAACTGCAGGGAACGGGTCGCCCGCTGGTGTTCATCCACGGCGGCTGGTCGAACGCCCGGGCCTGGGCCCCGCAGGTCGACCGTTTCGCAGACGAATACCAGATTCTCACGCTCGACGTTCGCGGCCACGGCAACACGGGTGCCACCGACTCGGAGCGCTACTCGATCGAACGCTTCACAGACGACCTCGAGCGACTGCTCAACGACCTCGATCTCGAGCAGCCGGTGCTCTGTGGGCTCTCGCTGGGGTCGATGGTCGTTCAAGAGTTTCTGAACCGACACCCGAACGACGTTGCGGGTGCGATCCTCGCGGGCGCCGTTCGCTCGATGCCGCCACTCGAGGTGCCCAACTCGACGAAGGCGCTCTTTTCACCCACGCCAGCAATCGCAGCGTCGGTCGCGCTGAGTGGCTCCACGGCGACGTTTCGATCGATGTGCGGTTCGATTCGCGCGGCGACCGGCGGCGACTGGCTCTCCGTCAACCCCGAAATCAGACGCGACGCAATCGCGGCCGTCGACGACATCGACGAAGCCGAATTTCGGAAAATCTTCGACGCGCTCTATCGCTACAACCCGCCCGACCTCTCCGTCGACACGCCAACGCTCGTCGTCCACGGCGGGAGTGAGGCACCGCTGGTCAAACGCCAGGGCCGACGGCTCGTCGCGGGCCTTCCCCGCGGCGAGCGAGTCGAGATTCCCGACTCGGGACACCTCGTCAACCAGGATCGACCAGCGGCGTTCAACACGACGTGTGCGACGTTCCTCGAGTCGGCGTTCGAGCGCCGGAAACCGGCCTCGAGCGAGTGA
- a CDS encoding enolase-like domain-containing protein, whose product MLYDDVSGLSVDIDGYDLHRHERATSSGFDRVTTTVALHGGDETGTGEDVTYDNEDHNALQNAPEEFSLNGQYTLEEFSTQLSTQELFPGTEPDQSIFRNYRRWAFESAALDLALKQAETTLAERLGREYRPVRFVVSTRLDEPPTGDRILEWLEQDPTLEFKLDPTSEWTDGTVSRLAETDAVRVLDLKGQYHGTTVDQPADPALYERVIDGFPEALIEDPALTDETRPLFEDHEDSVTWDYPIRSVETIEDLPWEPTWLNIKPSRFGSLRALFDTLEYCENNGIRMYGGGQFELGVGREHLHAIASLFYPESPNDIAPKGYNEPEPSDDLPSSPLAPPSSTRGLAWKYADSS is encoded by the coding sequence ATGCTTTACGACGACGTTTCTGGGCTCAGCGTCGATATCGATGGGTACGACCTCCACCGCCACGAGCGAGCGACGTCGAGTGGCTTCGACCGCGTGACGACCACCGTCGCGTTGCACGGCGGCGACGAGACCGGAACCGGTGAAGACGTTACGTACGACAACGAGGACCACAACGCGTTGCAAAACGCGCCCGAGGAGTTCTCCCTGAACGGCCAGTACACGCTCGAGGAGTTCTCGACTCAGTTGTCGACACAGGAGTTGTTTCCCGGCACCGAACCGGACCAATCGATCTTTCGAAACTACCGACGGTGGGCGTTCGAAAGCGCCGCGCTCGACCTCGCGTTGAAACAAGCCGAAACGACGCTCGCCGAGCGTCTCGGTCGGGAGTACCGTCCCGTCAGGTTCGTCGTGAGCACCCGTCTGGACGAGCCGCCGACGGGAGATCGAATCCTCGAGTGGCTCGAGCAAGATCCAACTCTCGAGTTCAAACTCGATCCGACGTCGGAGTGGACGGACGGCACCGTCTCCCGGCTGGCCGAAACCGACGCCGTTCGCGTGCTCGACCTCAAGGGCCAATACCACGGGACGACCGTCGATCAGCCGGCCGATCCGGCGCTTTACGAGCGCGTCATCGACGGCTTCCCGGAGGCACTCATCGAGGATCCGGCGTTGACCGACGAGACGCGACCGTTGTTCGAGGATCACGAGGACAGCGTGACGTGGGACTACCCGATCCGGAGCGTCGAGACCATCGAGGACCTTCCGTGGGAGCCGACGTGGCTCAATATCAAGCCGTCGCGCTTCGGCTCGCTTCGAGCGCTGTTCGACACGCTCGAGTACTGTGAGAACAACGGGATACGGATGTACGGTGGCGGCCAGTTCGAACTCGGCGTCGGACGTGAACACCTCCACGCCATCGCGTCGCTGTTCTATCCGGAGTCGCCGAACGACATCGCGCCGAAGGGGTACAACGAACCGGAACCGAGCGATGATCTCCCCTCGAGTCCGCTCGCCCCGCCGTCGAGCACTCGTGGACTCGCGTGGAAGTACGCGGACTCGTCCTAA
- a CDS encoding DUF7511 domain-containing protein, whose protein sequence is MTVNEATGPDDGRSQDVPLELLTEDEESWTAVPADASGDDRVSKWLSIDGDALCDLEAWR, encoded by the coding sequence ATGACGGTGAACGAGGCTACGGGTCCCGACGATGGTCGCTCGCAGGACGTACCACTCGAGTTGCTCACCGAAGACGAAGAGAGCTGGACTGCCGTCCCCGCCGATGCGTCCGGCGACGACAGGGTGAGCAAGTGGCTCTCGATCGATGGTGATGCACTCTGTGATCTCGAGGCGTGGCGATAG
- a CDS encoding geranylgeranylglycerol-phosphate geranylgeranyltransferase, producing MTAGETVRGLLELTRPVNVVAASVLTFIGAFVAGSVSEYPFAVAAAVAATGLAVGAGNAINDYFDREIDRINQPGRAIPRGAVSPRGALVFSLVLFGAAVALALVLPRLAIAIAAINLAALVAYTEVFKGLPGVGNALVAYLVGSTFLFGAAAVGELGPAVVLFLLAAIATLTREIIKDVEDIEGDREEGLNTLPIAIGERRALLVATGLLLVGVAASPFPYFLGEFGAAYLALVVPAVAIMCYATYESFDDPTAGQEHLKYGTFLAAVAFIVGRGVIVFPA from the coding sequence ATGACAGCGGGAGAGACGGTTCGTGGGTTACTCGAGTTAACGCGGCCGGTGAACGTCGTCGCGGCCAGCGTGTTGACGTTCATCGGGGCGTTCGTCGCCGGCAGCGTGAGCGAGTACCCGTTTGCAGTGGCCGCTGCGGTGGCGGCGACTGGGCTGGCCGTCGGTGCGGGCAACGCGATCAACGATTACTTCGACCGAGAGATCGATCGAATCAATCAGCCCGGACGAGCGATTCCCCGCGGTGCGGTGTCGCCACGCGGTGCGCTCGTATTCAGTCTCGTGCTCTTCGGGGCTGCGGTCGCGCTCGCGCTCGTGCTTCCACGGCTGGCGATTGCGATTGCGGCGATCAACCTCGCCGCGTTGGTCGCGTACACGGAGGTGTTCAAGGGCCTCCCCGGAGTCGGGAACGCGTTGGTCGCCTATCTCGTCGGGAGCACGTTCCTCTTCGGGGCGGCAGCGGTCGGCGAGTTAGGGCCAGCCGTGGTCCTCTTTTTGCTCGCAGCGATTGCCACGTTGACTCGAGAGATCATCAAGGATGTCGAGGATATCGAGGGCGATCGAGAGGAGGGGCTGAACACGCTTCCGATCGCTATCGGTGAGCGACGAGCACTGTTGGTCGCAACGGGATTGCTGCTCGTGGGCGTTGCTGCGAGTCCATTCCCCTATTTCCTCGGGGAATTCGGCGCTGCGTATCTGGCGCTCGTCGTTCCGGCCGTCGCGATTATGTGCTACGCGACCTACGAAAGTTTCGACGATCCAACGGCTGGACAAGAACACCTCAAGTACGGGACGTTTCTCGCTGCTGTCGCATTTATCGTTGGTCGAGGCGTGATCGTCTTCCCGGCGTAA
- a CDS encoding uracil-xanthine permease family protein, with translation MTDAGDTSVDRDADSGDDREVSDDIEYGIDDKPPVGESTVLGIQHYLTMVGANIAVPLILADEMGMPADVTAQFIGTFFVVSGIATLAQTTFGNRYPIVQGAPFSMLAPAIAIIAVVTAGGVGGGDDWQAALLQLQGAIIVAATVQVAMGYFGLVGKLRNYLSPVVVAPTIALIGLSLFDADQITQMDQSWLLLGLTLGLILLFSQYLELKHKAFRLYPVILGIGIAWITAAGLSVTNVLGSDHPGHVPLGDVTDTALLMPIYPFQWGMPEFTTAFIIGMFAGVLASIVESIGDYYAVANMTGNGAPSEQRINHGIGMEGLMNIFSGVMGTGGSTSYSENVGAIGLTGVASRYVVQIGAVVMLVFGFVGYFGQLVATIPDPIIGGLFIAMFAQIVAVGIGNLKHVDLESSRNVFIIGFALFIGMAMPAYMGNFETTLAFRDEVGVEAALAGQPGWLETAGEAVVDTVYIIGSTGMAIGGLAALLLDNTIPGSREERGLAAWEQITEDDDEFESFWERWRGSEQDQ, from the coding sequence ATGACTGACGCGGGGGATACTTCGGTGGACAGGGACGCTGATAGCGGGGACGACCGCGAGGTCAGCGACGATATCGAGTACGGCATCGACGACAAACCGCCAGTCGGTGAATCGACGGTGCTCGGCATTCAACACTATCTGACGATGGTCGGGGCGAATATCGCCGTCCCGCTCATTCTCGCGGATGAGATGGGGATGCCGGCCGACGTAACGGCGCAGTTTATCGGCACCTTCTTCGTCGTGAGTGGGATCGCGACGCTGGCACAGACGACGTTCGGGAACCGGTATCCGATCGTGCAGGGCGCACCGTTCTCGATGCTCGCACCGGCGATCGCGATCATCGCCGTGGTCACCGCTGGCGGGGTCGGCGGCGGAGACGACTGGCAGGCCGCGTTACTGCAGCTACAGGGCGCGATTATCGTCGCCGCGACCGTGCAGGTCGCGATGGGGTATTTCGGCCTCGTCGGGAAGCTCCGAAACTACCTCTCTCCCGTCGTCGTCGCGCCGACGATTGCCCTGATCGGTCTCTCGTTGTTCGACGCCGATCAGATCACCCAGATGGACCAAAGCTGGCTGTTGCTCGGGCTGACCCTCGGTCTCATCCTGTTGTTCTCGCAGTACCTCGAGCTCAAACACAAGGCGTTCCGGCTGTATCCGGTTATTCTGGGTATCGGAATCGCGTGGATCACGGCGGCGGGCCTCTCGGTTACGAACGTGCTCGGAAGCGACCACCCGGGACACGTCCCACTCGGTGATGTGACGGATACGGCGCTGCTCATGCCGATTTACCCCTTCCAGTGGGGGATGCCCGAGTTCACGACGGCTTTCATCATCGGGATGTTCGCGGGCGTGCTCGCGTCGATCGTCGAGAGCATCGGCGACTACTACGCCGTCGCGAACATGACCGGAAACGGCGCACCCAGCGAGCAACGGATCAACCACGGTATCGGGATGGAGGGGCTGATGAACATCTTTTCGGGCGTGATGGGAACCGGCGGATCGACCTCCTACTCGGAGAACGTCGGCGCGATCGGGCTGACCGGCGTCGCCTCCCGGTACGTCGTCCAGATCGGTGCCGTCGTCATGCTCGTCTTCGGATTCGTCGGCTACTTCGGCCAACTCGTCGCGACGATTCCCGACCCGATCATCGGCGGCCTCTTCATCGCCATGTTCGCCCAGATCGTCGCCGTCGGAATTGGCAACCTCAAACACGTCGACCTCGAGTCCTCGCGAAACGTCTTCATCATCGGTTTCGCCCTCTTCATCGGGATGGCGATGCCGGCGTACATGGGCAATTTCGAGACCACGCTCGCGTTCCGAGACGAGGTCGGCGTCGAAGCCGCTCTCGCCGGGCAACCGGGCTGGCTCGAGACCGCCGGCGAGGCCGTCGTCGACACGGTGTACATCATCGGCTCGACGGGGATGGCCATCGGGGGACTCGCCGCGCTCTTGCTCGACAACACGATTCCAGGAAGCCGGGAGGAACGCGGACTCGCCGCCTGGGAGCAGATCACCGAAGACGACGACGAGTTCGAGTCGTTCTGGGAGCGCTGGCGCGGCTCCGAGCAGGATCAGTAA